The Coleofasciculus chthonoplastes PCC 7420 sequence TTTCTTCACCATTTTCTCATTTATTCGGTTGACTAGATTCACATTTATCCTTTCCCGGAATCTGGCCAATAGTGATGAGTCATAAGGAGCTTCGCTGCTGTAATGCCTTTGACCTATAAAGTATTGTAAGTAAGGGTTTTCTTTGATTTGTTCGACTGTCTCTCTATCACTTATTCCTAGTTTTTCTTTGATTATTAATGAACCCAGTGCTACCCTAAATGGTAGCGCTGGCGCTCCCATTTCCGCAGAAAAATTTTGGGCATATTCTTCTTCAAATTCCTCCCAAGGTACTAAAGAAGCCATGATTACCCAGCGGTTATCCTGTGATAACTTTCCTTCAAATGGTAGTTCAAAATCTTCGGCTTCCCTGGGGGCGTTCTCAACTTTTCGGTACATCTACCTGATCATGATGCAAGGATTTTGAGCAATTTTACCAGATTCATGAGCACCAAGTCAACTGTAAATACGGATCAAAGCATTGATGGTTAAGGGTTTCGGTCTTGTGCAGCAAGCCCTAAATATCTCTGAGTAAGCTTGTGACAATTTAGGAGGAAGATCAACACGAGCAACCCAGTCTAACTCCAGAAGAGCTTCAGCTAATTGTCTAGAACCATAAACTTTAATTAACAGCAAACTAGATGTGCGTACTTCCTCTTTTAATTCGCCGCCATAATTTGCACACATTGAGCGTATATCATTTAGCACTTGGCGAGCATCTGAGGAATCTCCAGGATGCCAAAGATCAATATCCAGATAGAAAGGTTCTACTTCAGGAAATCCCTCTTCACGAAGACGCACCCCAATTCTTTCATCTCGCGATATAGAACGCACAGCTTGTAGAGCGTCACAAAAATTCTGCCTCATACCTAAAGGCAAAACTTCAATATTATTAGCTTCTGTTCTGTACAGTCGAATTTCTTCTTGTAAATGCTGACGAGATGTTTCAGTAGGAAATTGAACAAGAAACCGATATCGCTCTTGGTTTTCAACCTTATCCTTTTCAACCTTATCCTTATATTCGCTAACAACCCAAGCTCCAAAACGCTGCTCAAAAATATCTCGCAGATCAAGATTGACACTACTAAACTCTAAAACGAACAATTTGGAAGGCTCTATGCCCCAACCTTGACGAGCTTGAGATATTTGTTGAACTGCCTAAGTGATCTCTTGAGAAATTTCTTGAGCGTGTTGATCTCGATCATCTGGAACTGGTGGCTTCAGTCCGCTATAACCCCCTCTTTTTCGTCGCTCTGGTTGACGTTTTACATCCCGAACAAATTCAATGTGCAAATACTGACCCGAACCAGGTTTAAGTTTTGGCATAATTTCTTAATCTTTATCAATTGTTGCAATGGGACTGCTAGATGCTTTTTCCAGGATAGCCTGACGATAAGAATATCGAGAGACAGCTTCTGCCACATCTTCCTGGGTGATTTGCCGAGTACCCTGAATAGCACATGACTTACGGATATCAAGACAAACTCGCTCGGCGTCTGCATAAGTTGAGTTGGAGAGATGACTCACAATTTCATTGACTTGTGACGCTTTAAATTTGAGAGGGGCTAGTCTTTTTTTTACCAACTGCTTAAGCTGCTCATTCGTCGGTTTCTCAAAACGAATTATATCATCAAATCTTCTCCAAGCGGCTGGATCTAAAGCCTGCTCAAAGTTTGTTGCCGCAATGACTAGAGATCTGCCACTGAAGTTATCCACAATTTGGAGATATGAATTAACAACTCGCTTAATCTCACTATGCTCTGTCGGATCGTCCCGCGAACGACCTATAGCGTCAAACTCATCAAAAAACATCACCCACTGTCCTCTTTGAGCATAGTCAAAGACTCTGCGGAGATTAGCAGCCGTTTCACCTAGCAGTGATGAAACAACAGCATCAAAGCGAACATACAACAGAGGCAGTCCTAATTCTGCGGCAATGGCTTCGGCTGCTGCTGTTTTACCACATCCAGATGGACCGCAAAACAAAACCCGTCGCACTGGAAGCAAGCCATTCGCCTCTAGCACTTCCCATTCCCGAAATTCACGCATAAGCCTCTCAATAGAATGCTGGATCTCTTGGCTCAAAATTAGATCATCCAGATAACGGCTAGTCCACTTTGTTTCAAGTAATCCGACTCCCTTGTCGGCATCTCGCGGAATAGGTTCAAATAGTGTCAGATTAGACGGTTGTCCTTGTTCTATATACCCGTTCCCATTCTTCAGTATTCGCTCTAGCTCGTTTGCCAAAACAATATGATGCTTCTTTCTCTCCTGTTCAATAATTTCTGCCGCCGCCTCACGGAAAGCTCGGTCATCACGCTTTTGGTAGCTCTGTAGGAGTTTTTTTAACAGATCTGCTCTTGCCATTGTCCTCTTTATACGCTACCTAAGCGTCGTTAACCCCATCGGGAAAATATATTTTGCACTATCCTCAAGACAGTTGAGGATTTAACTGGTGTTGAGATAGGCTACGATTTTACTTTAGTAGTTCAATTGTACTATAAAAAGGGTGTCAAAACTATTAAGATTTGATGATCAACAGGACGATTATCTCCTTTGGCTCAACTGTAGATAGGCTATCATCTTTAGGTGCGATCGCCTGATAGCTCATTATCACATTTTTACAATACCTGTATTGCAGCCACACAGAACATTAATACCATACTTCAAGTCAATTCGTCGCAGATAGAATCAAAGCAAAATTCCCTATCTGAGTAAATAACATGACCAAACTAACTCTAGAAATTCCCGATAACCTTGCCGAAGCGTTGCGAGTACCACCAACCGAACGCCTTCCCCGTCTGCGTCAGGAACTCGCCATCCGATTATACCAAAAGGGAATACTATCCTTCGCTAAAGCCCGAGAACTCGCACAAATGACTAAATGGCAATTTCACGAGTTGTTAGGTCAAGAAGGTATTGAACGGAGTTATGATCTAGAAGAATTGGAAGCAGACCTTGAAACACTGGAGTCTTTGGGTTGAGAGCCGTTACCAATTCTTCAATTTTAATTGCCCTAAGTACAATTGGGCAGCTTTCTCTGTTGCACCAGCGATTTCCTGATGGTGTGTTTCTCCCTCAAGCCGTTTGGAAAAGAGCGATCGCGCCTCTACCTAAAGTTATAAAAACCCCCAATCCAATCATCCTCTTAAGTTAGAGGCATATAGGATCGTATTTTTGCTAAAAGATACCCAATACATCAAAAAATTAGAGAATTGGGCGCTATGAAAAACACTATACTTTATTCTGTCCAACACCTTAAACCAATATTTTCCTGGCTATCGGTCGGACTCTTTGCCAGTGCTTTTGGTGGAAGTATTGCCCCACCTGTAAAAGCACAGAACTACTCAGATATCCAAGGTCATTGGGCTGAACAATGTATTCAAGGACTGACTCAGCAAGGAGTAGTCAGTGGTTATCCCGATCAAACCTTTAAACCTAATAATGTGATTACTCGCGCTGAATATGCGGCGATGATTGACCAAGCATTTCCAAATGCCACCTTAGAACGAAATGCGATTAACTTTAAAGATGTCTCCGCCTCCTATTGGGGGCAAGATGCGATTCAAATACCTATCGCAAAGGATTTCTCTCTGGATATCCCGGTCAAGTCTTTAAACCCAATGATTTGATTGNNNNNNNNNNNNNNNNNNNNNNNNNNNNNNNNNNNNNNNNNNNNNNNNNNNNNNNNNNNNNNNNNNNNNNNNNNNNNNNNNNNNNNNNNNNNNNNNNNNNGCGGGCGCAATTGCTGCGGCATTATGTCAAGTTAAAAATGTGTCCGGTGTACCTGATAGTTATGTCGTTAATGCCCAGCAACCCGAAGACAATTCTCCTATCGCCCTCAGCCAAACCTGCACCAATGAGGCGGTAAGTTATACGGTGAGTTATCCTCAAGGTTGGGTGACAAATTCGGGATCGGTGGTAGAACAGTGTAAGGTTTTTGATCCAGAATCAATTTCATTACCTGAACAATCTGAAAGTTTCGATGAAGCCGTACATATCCGAGTCGATAAGATTCCCTTTGAACGGGTAGCCCGTGAAGATAACCAGACGAGTCAAGAACTGTCTCGCCGTCAGACGACTATTGATGGGTATCAAGCGGTGGTTGTTGAAAATAAAGCCACAGGGATAGGATTAATCCCTGAGGGAGTCCGGTCTTATTTATACTTCGTCGATCTCGATGGGCAAACTCTGATTGGAACGACCTATGATATGCAAGGTCAACGCTATCAACGCAATAAACAAGTGTTAGACCAGATGATGAATAGCCTGAGTTTTAACCGTTAAAGTTTCTTCGGTAACTCGCTATCCACTTCGGGAAAATAGCGGCGGATTACGGCACAATCAAATTTTGACATGATAGACGAGGCGGGTTCACGTTCCAGTAGAAATTCAAACGCCGCTTCGACTAATTGTTCAGGTGAAACTTTCCCTTGCGACCAGGGAGCATCCCATTTTGGAAAAGAGAGAAAAGTTATTCGCGACTATAACTCGCGAATAATTACTTAATCTAAATATTAGATATCTTCTTGCTCAGAGTCAAAAGAAATATCTAGTAAGCTATTTTTAAGAGAATCAATAGTTTTTTGTAATTCGGACACTATCGTTCTTCTGGCGACAGACATCACAGAAGCAACATGGGCTTCACATCCAGCCTTACCTAAGTGCTTATATTTACTTAACTTGTGTGTGTCACTTGTGGTTGTGAAAGTGGGTGAACTAGCCTGTAGTTTGTAGTACCAGTAAACTTTTTGTGACTGTCGGACTTGATAACGTGCTACCCAAGCATCTGCTGGGGCGAGTTTTCCTTGACGCTCAAAGAAACTTTGGTAGGTTTCAAGACTAGCAATTGCCGTCTGTAAACGAGTTATTCTTTCCAGCTTATCGTGTTGTGACTTTCTGGAAACCCTTTTGCCCATTTTTCTATCTCCATGATGATATATTCGCCATTCTAACTCGCGAATTTATCAAAAATGGGCGGTACTTCAAGTCCTTATATCAATTCTCTGTAAAAATGCGCTTAATAATTAGGGAAGTTGGCATTAAATAGCCAGTTGACCGTTTAAATAAGCACAACGAAGTTGTAAAATGTTAACCACGTTTTCTTTGAGCCACTGGGCGCCAGTTAGTTTAACACGATGGCTAATTTGTTTGACGGCTGACTCGACGGCTCCGCTGCCAATTGAACAAATTTGTTCCTGTT is a genomic window containing:
- a CDS encoding AAA family ATPase; this encodes MARADLLKKLLQSYQKRDDRAFREAAAEIIEQERKKHHIVLANELERILKNGNGYIEQGQPSNLTLFEPIPRDADKGVGLLETKWTSRYLDDLILSQEIQHSIERLMREFREWEVLEANGLLPVRRVLFCGPSGCGKTAAAEAIAAELGLPLLYVRFDAVVSSLLGETAANLRRVFDYAQRGQWVMFFDEFDAIGRSRDDPTEHSEIKRVVNSYLQIVDNFSGRSLVIAATNFEQALDPAAWRRFDDIIRFEKPTNEQLKQLVKKRLAPLKFKASQVNEIVSHLSNSTYADAERVCLDIRKSCAIQGTRQITQEDVAEAVSRYSYRQAILEKASSSPIATIDKD
- a CDS encoding UPF0175 family protein, which codes for MTKLTLEIPDNLAEALRVPPTERLPRLRQELAIRLYQKGILSFAKARELAQMTKWQFHELLGQEGIERSYDLEELEADLETLESLG
- a CDS encoding S-layer homology domain-containing protein; translation: MKNTILYSVQHLKPIFSWLSVGLFASAFGGSIAPPVKAQNYSDIQGHWAEQCIQGLTQQGVVSGYPDQTFKPNNVITRAEYAAMIDQAFPNATLERNAINFKDVSASYWGQDAIQIPIAKDFSLDIPVKSLNPMI